In one window of Acidimicrobiia bacterium DNA:
- a CDS encoding ATP-grasp domain-containing protein, protein MAVIAQTGKYGDVQRVAIILPSETYRATAFIEAAGDLGVRLTVVSERRQLLLDDADFLLVDLGNPIQAAAVIVERHATTPFAAIVPVDDQSMLVAAYAAHDLKLAHNHPAAVAITREKAMLRRALRGKVAQPPFVVVERSADPAQAASALTMPLVIKPLSLAASQGVIRINSPQEAPEAVDRIRRILACAGRNPNEPLLFERFVPGQEVAVEGVLVGGRLKILAVLDKPDPLDGPFFEESLYITPSRHHPEILTEVAATTQRAIDAIGLTEGPIHAELRIDGSFVRVIEIAARPIGGLCGQALQFGLLGTSLETMLLRAALGMRIPEIRPYHAASGVMMLPTATTGFFRGVHGTQAALKVPGITKLTISIPVGERVEAWPEGNRYLGFLFATADRPEHVERALRSAFEKLTIEIDEVPSESA, encoded by the coding sequence TTGGCTGTCATCGCACAAACCGGCAAATATGGAGACGTGCAACGCGTCGCGATCATCCTTCCCTCAGAGACGTATCGGGCCACAGCTTTCATCGAAGCTGCCGGCGACCTTGGAGTTCGACTCACGGTCGTGTCGGAGCGCCGCCAGTTACTTCTTGACGACGCCGACTTTCTTCTCGTCGATCTTGGCAATCCGATTCAAGCGGCGGCCGTCATCGTCGAACGGCATGCCACCACCCCATTCGCAGCGATCGTGCCAGTCGACGATCAAAGCATGCTGGTGGCTGCCTACGCCGCCCACGACCTCAAACTCGCGCATAACCATCCTGCGGCAGTCGCCATCACGAGGGAGAAGGCCATGTTACGTCGGGCGTTGCGCGGCAAGGTGGCCCAGCCGCCCTTCGTCGTCGTCGAACGGTCGGCAGATCCGGCTCAGGCGGCTTCCGCATTGACCATGCCACTGGTCATCAAACCCCTGAGTTTGGCGGCTTCTCAGGGGGTCATCCGGATCAACTCACCGCAAGAAGCACCAGAAGCGGTGGATCGAATCCGACGAATCCTGGCGTGCGCAGGCCGCAACCCCAACGAACCACTGCTCTTTGAACGGTTCGTGCCCGGCCAGGAAGTAGCGGTCGAAGGCGTGCTCGTCGGCGGTCGCCTGAAGATACTTGCGGTCCTGGACAAGCCCGATCCGCTTGACGGGCCGTTCTTCGAGGAGTCCCTGTACATAACCCCCTCCCGGCACCATCCAGAAATACTTACCGAGGTGGCCGCCACCACCCAGAGAGCGATTGATGCGATCGGTCTAACCGAAGGCCCGATCCATGCCGAGCTCCGTATCGATGGATCCTTCGTTCGAGTCATTGAAATAGCTGCCCGACCAATCGGTGGCCTGTGCGGTCAAGCCCTGCAATTTGGCCTCCTCGGGACCAGCCTCGAAACCATGCTGCTCCGGGCAGCCCTCGGTATGAGAATTCCCGAGATTCGCCCATATCACGCCGCCTCCGGAGTGATGATGCTGCCTACCGCCACGACTGGCTTTTTCCGGGGAGTCCACGGGACGCAAGCCGCGCTGAAGGTCCCGGGCATAACCAAGCTTACGATCAGCATTCCCGTGGGCGAACGGGTCGAGGCATGGCCGGAAGGCAACCGCTACCTCGGGTTCCTATTCGCCACGGCCGACCGCCCTGAACACGTCGAACGCGCCTTGCGGAGTGCCTTCGAAAAGCTCACGATCGAGATCGACGAGGTCCCCAGCGAATCCGCTTAG
- a CDS encoding NifU family protein, translated as MSTQPLSITDDAVGKIIEIRDGEESEHELALFIEITGIKGPQFVYELSFMPVSDQKETDESYTYGLLSVLIPKKDVVNLDGAVLSLGSDPANPALAIDNPNQPSTPLMSGAGIPGDLVGPLADKVQQVLERQVNPSIAGHGGAARLVSVDDRTAYLELMGGCQGCGMASVTLKQGIERILKDAIPELLAVEDVTDHASGTDPYYEAAKK; from the coding sequence TTGAGTACTCAACCGCTTTCGATAACCGATGATGCTGTCGGCAAGATTATCGAGATTCGCGATGGCGAAGAGTCCGAACACGAACTTGCCCTATTTATCGAGATTACCGGTATCAAAGGCCCACAGTTTGTCTACGAGCTGAGCTTCATGCCGGTTTCGGACCAAAAAGAAACCGATGAGAGCTACACCTACGGACTGCTGTCGGTTCTTATTCCGAAGAAAGATGTCGTCAACCTCGACGGCGCCGTGCTGTCGCTCGGATCTGACCCGGCCAACCCGGCATTGGCGATTGATAACCCCAACCAGCCATCCACGCCGTTGATGAGCGGGGCAGGCATCCCGGGGGATTTGGTTGGCCCGCTCGCCGACAAGGTCCAGCAAGTGCTCGAGCGTCAGGTCAATCCTTCCATCGCCGGACACGGGGGAGCGGCTCGTCTCGTTTCTGTCGATGACCGGACCGCGTATCTCGAGCTGATGGGCGGCTGTCAGGGCTGTGGCATGGCATCTGTAACGCTCAAGCAGGGGATTGAGCGGATCCTTAAGGATGCGATTCCCGAGTTGCTGGCGGTGGAGGACGTGACGGATCATGCTTCCGGCACTGACCCCTACTACGAGGCCGCCAAGAAGTAA